A single window of Pseudomonadota bacterium DNA harbors:
- a CDS encoding ATP-binding protein produces the protein MEFVNRKAELSILEKHYREDGFRFIPVYGRRRIGKTRLIQEFIKGKDAVYFLADSVSEAEQLKSLGRTMGEHFNDAILRDAGFRDWYQFFAYLKEKNTEQLILVIDEFPYLVNSNPAISSIFQKGIDEYLKETKLFLVLMGSSIGMMEKEVLFYKAPLYGRRTASLEVREMEFPALKEFFPGRDFDDLVKIYSVFGTVPAYVEKIHAKDDIFTNITDLVLDRGSFFYNEVEYILREELREPRNYFVILKAIAQGKRKLSEIINDTGFEKSLISKYIDTLRGLRFVEKDIPATEKYPEKSKQGFYRLHDKFFTFWFKYIFPNRSRIEIGNADYVMTLIKDSFEHHASGVYEDVCRDLCRVLMSDGHMRYTTIGKWWSRNEEIDIIALDEETKTAYFAECKWSNKKVGEDIYLNLVRKSRLTDWFNDVRTSRFVLFSKSGFTRGMIELARKDNVLLVHKDKAVSHSSNS, from the coding sequence ATGGAATTCGTAAACAGAAAGGCTGAGCTATCCATACTTGAAAAGCATTATCGTGAGGACGGTTTCCGGTTCATCCCTGTGTACGGAAGGCGCCGGATCGGCAAGACCAGGTTGATTCAGGAGTTTATTAAGGGGAAAGACGCCGTATATTTTCTCGCTGACAGCGTCTCTGAGGCAGAGCAGCTTAAAAGCCTCGGTCGGACCATGGGAGAGCATTTTAATGATGCCATTCTGAGGGATGCCGGGTTCAGGGACTGGTACCAGTTTTTCGCCTATCTGAAAGAAAAGAACACCGAGCAGCTCATTCTCGTCATTGATGAGTTCCCCTATCTCGTCAATTCAAATCCCGCAATATCTTCGATATTCCAGAAAGGGATAGACGAGTACTTGAAAGAAACGAAGCTTTTCCTGGTCCTCATGGGTTCAAGCATCGGGATGATGGAAAAAGAAGTGCTCTTTTACAAGGCACCTCTCTATGGGAGAAGGACTGCCTCTCTGGAGGTCAGGGAAATGGAATTTCCTGCCCTCAAAGAATTCTTTCCCGGAAGGGACTTCGATGATCTCGTGAAGATATACTCTGTTTTCGGGACCGTGCCGGCATATGTGGAAAAGATCCACGCAAAAGATGATATCTTTACTAATATTACAGATCTGGTGTTGGACAGGGGAAGCTTTTTCTACAATGAGGTTGAATACATCTTGCGGGAAGAACTGCGGGAACCACGTAACTATTTTGTGATTCTGAAAGCCATTGCCCAGGGGAAGAGAAAATTATCGGAAATCATCAACGATACAGGTTTTGAAAAAAGTCTCATCTCTAAATATATAGACACATTAAGAGGGCTCAGGTTCGTCGAGAAAGATATACCGGCTACAGAAAAGTACCCCGAAAAGAGCAAGCAGGGCTTCTACAGGCTCCATGACAAGTTCTTTACGTTCTGGTTCAAATACATATTCCCCAACAGGAGCAGAATAGAAATCGGCAACGCCGATTATGTCATGACACTCATAAAAGACTCCTTCGAGCACCATGCTTCCGGCGTTTACGAGGACGTATGCAGGGATCTATGCAGAGTTCTCATGTCTGACGGGCATATGCGGTACACAACAATAGGCAAATGGTGGTCAAGAAATGAGGAGATAGACATCATAGCTCTCGATGAAGAAACAAAAACAGCTTATTTTGCCGAGTGTAAGTGGAGCAATAAAAAGGTAGGTGAGGACATTTATCTGAATCTTGTAAGGAAATCACGCCTTACAGACTGGTTCAACGATGTAAGAACCAGCCGGTTTGTGCTGTTCAGCAAAAGCGGGTTCACCCGGGGGATGATTGAATTAGCCCGAAAGGATAATGTCCTGTTGGTACATAAGGATAAAGCCGTAAGCCATAGCTCAAATTCTTAA
- a CDS encoding ParB N-terminal domain-containing protein — MRAKKIKHERALTLNKNFTPVSVDEGDEFYPNGIFHFNITKMLSFIDDHREEFIHERVAVKDYAKEHPHINEDYINSACITDPVILAEIAPGRYNLIDGHHRMEKARRSGTAYLMAYRFNMEQHIQFLTSYEAYAAYVGYWNGKLKD, encoded by the coding sequence ATGAGAGCGAAAAAAATAAAACATGAGAGAGCATTGACGTTAAACAAGAATTTCACACCTGTTTCTGTTGATGAAGGAGACGAGTTTTACCCTAATGGAATATTCCATTTTAACATCACGAAGATGCTCTCGTTCATTGATGATCATCGGGAAGAATTTATACATGAACGCGTTGCAGTGAAGGATTACGCAAAAGAGCATCCACATATCAATGAGGACTATATAAATTCAGCCTGTATTACCGATCCGGTAATATTGGCCGAAATAGCACCTGGGAGATATAACCTGATTGATGGGCATCACAGAATGGAAAAAGCCCGCAGATCAGGAACAGCATATCTTATGGCATACAGATTTAATATGGAACAGCATATACAATTTTTGACGTCATATGAGGCTTATGCTGCTTATGTTGGATACTGGAATGGTAAACTTAAAGATTGA
- a CDS encoding haloacid dehalogenase-like hydrolase, with amino-acid sequence MYRAKQVDYETTVENLNIHIADGLKGHHLSSILSVTATFLETKEGSNFFPFARPLLELLKKRYDIYLVTGEMQCIGKAVADYFSVHGYISTEMEIENGVFTGNISKSLARKEGKKDAIEVIFGAYPYESSMAFGDSEGDIDMLDKTAKAFCINATEGLNEAALSMGWHIVTPLSIIETVKRVIQDLQ; translated from the coding sequence ATGTACCGAGCTAAGCAGGTTGACTACGAGACAACTGTTGAGAACTTGAATATACATATTGCCGACGGCCTAAAGGGCCATCATCTAAGTTCAATTTTAAGTGTAACGGCAACCTTTCTTGAGACGAAGGAAGGAAGCAATTTTTTTCCTTTTGCAAGGCCACTCTTAGAATTATTGAAGAAAAGGTACGATATCTATCTTGTCACCGGAGAGATGCAATGCATAGGTAAAGCAGTTGCTGATTATTTTTCTGTACACGGATACATTTCAACAGAAATGGAGATTGAGAATGGTGTGTTCACCGGCAATATCAGCAAATCCCTGGCAAGAAAAGAAGGAAAGAAAGATGCGATCGAGGTTATCTTCGGCGCATATCCATACGAGAGTTCCATGGCTTTTGGTGATTCAGAGGGGGACATCGACATGCTCGATAAGACTGCAAAGGCTTTTTGCATAAATGCAACGGAAGGTCTCAACGAGGCGGCGCTCTCAATGGGATGGCATATTGTTACCCCTTTGTCTATAATTGAAACAGTAAAAAGGGTGATACAGGATTTGCAGTGA
- a CDS encoding transporter suffix domain-containing protein has protein sequence MSVNKRFYLGIILLVIGLIMPFGMVFVAKADLPIAVKTAISGILFFGFEITAVPAVAVMGKENFDRIMSRVKGWLGSLKPAGNIGKIRHCVGIAMFLLPIIPTYIMSYAPRWLPDNSPWRLWVSIVSDAVFLASLFVLGGGFWDKLRSLFIREARAVFPEDVSRKR, from the coding sequence ATGAGCGTTAACAAGAGATTCTATCTGGGTATCATACTGCTTGTAATAGGTCTGATCATGCCCTTTGGTATGGTCTTTGTGGCAAAAGCCGATCTTCCGATTGCTGTTAAGACTGCTATAAGCGGGATTCTGTTTTTTGGTTTTGAGATCACGGCTGTACCTGCAGTTGCAGTGATGGGTAAGGAAAACTTCGACCGTATCATGTCGAGGGTAAAGGGATGGCTGGGAAGCCTTAAGCCTGCCGGAAACATAGGAAAGATTAGGCATTGTGTTGGAATAGCGATGTTTCTCTTGCCTATTATACCAACTTATATTATGTCATACGCGCCACGATGGCTGCCTGATAATTCCCCCTGGCGTCTCTGGGTAAGTATTGTTTCTGACGCTGTATTCCTTGCAAGCCTCTTTGTTCTCGGAGGTGGCTTCTGGGATAAACTGAGGTCGCTCTTTATACGGGAGGCGCGTGCAGTCTTTCCTGAAGATGTTTCACGAAAAAGATAG
- a CDS encoding SGNH/GDSL hydrolase family protein — translation MAERDAAKGNKQLMRLLVRGGSISAGFGVSKSYVDIITEYLFPKGIEVINRSRYRETTFDGIGTFSEDVDFFKPDILFFHFGIDDAFQCVYRSEFQENMVQMIRLARSRFNPVVILATSHSFDDPHDMDAIYIFYRSLRIVAEDLDCELMPVHYYWAGYLEEHGLKNADLALSDTRYPNERGHQVIADAVMKGLEKIIQEKEVG, via the coding sequence ATGGCCGAGAGAGATGCTGCAAAAGGCAATAAGCAGCTTATGAGACTTCTCGTCCGTGGGGGAAGTATATCGGCCGGCTTCGGCGTATCCAAAAGTTATGTTGACATAATAACAGAATATCTTTTCCCAAAAGGAATTGAAGTCATCAACCGCTCACGATACAGAGAAACAACATTTGACGGTATCGGCACATTCTCTGAAGACGTAGATTTCTTCAAGCCTGACATTCTCTTTTTCCATTTTGGCATAGATGACGCTTTCCAGTGTGTCTACCGCTCAGAATTCCAGGAGAATATGGTTCAGATGATCAGGTTGGCCCGCAGTCGTTTCAATCCTGTCGTTATTCTTGCAACTTCACATTCCTTTGACGATCCCCATGATATGGATGCTATTTATATCTTTTACCGGTCTTTGAGAATAGTGGCTGAAGATCTGGACTGCGAACTGATGCCGGTTCATTACTATTGGGCAGGTTATCTTGAAGAGCATGGTCTGAAAAACGCCGATCTCGCTTTATCTGATACCAGGTATCCCAATGAGAGAGGCCATCAGGTTATTGCGGATGCGGTGATGAAAGGATTGGAGAAGATTATTCAAGAGAAAGAGGTTGGTTGA